One part of the Pseudoliparis swirei isolate HS2019 ecotype Mariana Trench chromosome 6, NWPU_hadal_v1, whole genome shotgun sequence genome encodes these proteins:
- the tshz3a gene encoding teashirt homolog 3 → MPRRKQEAPKRAAAYSPEELTEQAVAEEEAEADDLPAAPQDDLPQKDEFVEQSEGPAKEQTCDQESAGAAELSGQELDSESHASETSDRLSDFESPSRKAEGNLVTAPLNGDAKTPPIGMDTLEQMKVIYSSFLTGPLWSPLNFNSTPQQTPTPPEKPARSNSTSSSCSSGSYDWHQSAVAKTLQQQTPQSRNPAQSEPSLFSTVQLHRQNPKLFGSIFTGASKFRCKGCSAAYDTLVELTIHMNDTGHYRDDNHDKAGSGSKRWSKPRKRSLMEMEGKEDAQKVLKCMYCGHSFESLQDLSVHMIKTKHYQKVPLKEPMAPLAAKIMSSKKRGLLGLDITAVPRSREGTPKAKHPQADPGEPPQKPSPYTTPNSRYGHQNGASYTWQFEANKFQILKCMECGSSHNTLQELRTHMMVTGHFLRVTSSVGKRIKTLPEATSSNPVRVSTPTEQRVQSVPLAPSTFSPPPPQTTTSPPAASPPLKDIKKEEVEEECSKQEAARSEKRVASSVGKEEDAEKEQKYDVSKYSYLTEEDLKESPKGGFDILKSLENTVTSAINKAQSGSPSWGGYPSIHAAYQFPSALKHQQGGMEKNSPLKFLFNGGDGVLSSLAKNQPLVSPPLSQSSPFPCNNFQAMEDLVKKVTEKVAKVEQRVKQLSPQMERRPSPCSSEAGDSHKGGEADSPREWGAVTPANNDRESRGDRASPEAEPRTERAVESPLASALSCSTAIITGHTPPEQPFVNPLSALQSVMNIHLGKAAKPSLPNQDPLSLLSRLSQSMAERAAVAAPPSQTKKPESVVDDSFCQPGDEQPMDLTKGKSERGGSVGSAPLTPSSTASSISPASLYTPKLTVVSPYTSSSPLHENALSDISDMLRNLTQSHHVPKPPSRSRATDKAEIVGAAHDDDDASLHGHKRKGRHSNWNPQHLFLLQAHFASSLKQTSEGKYIINDLSPQERMHMSRFTGLSMTTISHWLANVKYQLRRTGRTKFLKNLDSGQPIFFCSDCASQIRTPAAYICHLEAHLGFRIRDLAKLSPKQTARDSHTLSEKLVPLESFLSPQSQDDCSSNGGVFRCQLCVRKFATKHAIKLHLSKSHGKSPEDHLLYVSEVEKH, encoded by the coding sequence CCTATTCTCCGGAGGAGCTGACAGAGCAAGctgtggcggaggaggaggcggaagcAGACGACCTGCCCGCCGCCCCTCAGGATGACCTTCCCCAGAAAGATGAGTTTGTGGAGCAAAGCGAAGGGCCTGCCAAGGAGcagacatgtgaccaggaaTCAGCTGGAGCGGCAGAGCTCTCCGGACAAGAGCTGGACAGTGAGTCCCATGCGAGTGAGACCAGTGACCGTCTCTCAGACTTTGAGAGTCCCTCGAGAAAAGCCGAGGGCAACTTGGTCACAGCCCCTCTAAACGGTGACGCTAAAACACCTCCCATCGGCATGGACACCTTGGAACAAATGAAGGTTATATACTCCAGCTTCTTGACCGGCCCCTTGTGGTCACCGCTGAACTTTAATTCCACACCCCAACAGACGCCGACCCCGCCCGAGAAGCCAGCTCGCAGCAACAGCACGAGTAGTAGCTGCAGCAGCGGCAGCTATGACTGGCACCAGTCGGCGGTGGCAAAGACGCTGCAGCAGCAGACTCCCCAGAGCCGCAACCCGGCGCAGTCTGAGCCCAGCCTCTTCAGTACCGTCCAGCTGCACAGGCAAAACCCCAAGCTGTTTGGCTCAATCTTCACCGGGGCCAGTAAGTTCCGCTGTAAGGGCTGCAGCGCCGCCTACGACACCCTGGTGGAGCTGACCATTCACATGAACGATACAGGCCACTACCGCGACGACAACCACGACAAGGCAGGCAGTGGCTCAAAGCGCTGGTCCAAGCCACGCAAGCGATCCCTCATGGAgatggaggggaaggaggatGCCCAGAAAGTCTTGAAGTGCATGTACTGTGGCCACTCCTTTGAATCGCTGCAGGACCTCAGCGTCCACATGATCAAGACCAAACACTACCAGAAAGTGCCTCTGAAGGAGCCCATGGCGCCCTTGGCAGCCAAAATCATGTCTTCTAAGAAAAGGGGGCTTCTGGGATTGGACATCACGGCCGTGCCGCGTTCTCGAGAGGGAACCCCCAAAGCTAAGCACCCGCAGGCAGACCCGGGTGAACCCCCACAGAAACCCTCCCCCTACACGACCCCTAATAGCCGATACGGCCACCAGAACGGTGCCAGTTACACTTGGCAGTTTGAAGCCAACAAATTTCAGATCCTCAAGTGTATGGAGTGTGGGAGTTCCCATAATACACTGCAAGAGCTGAGAACCCACATGATGGTGACGGGACACTTCCTGAGGGTGACCAGCTCTGTGGGGAAGAGAATCAAAACACTTCCTGAGGCCACCTCCTCCAACCCTGTTAGGGTTAGCACACCGACTGAACAGAGGGTCCAATCTGTCCCACTCGCaccctccaccttctctcctccgcctcctcaaaCTACGACAAGTCCCCCCGctgcctcccctcctctcaAAGATATCaaaaaggaggaggtggaggaggagtgctCCAAGCAAGAGGCTGCAAGAAGCGAGAAGCGAGTTGCGTCGTCAGttgggaaggaggaggatgccGAGAAGGAGCAAAAATATGACGTCTCGAAGTACAGCTATCTTACCGAAGAGGATCTGAAGGAGAGCCCTAAAGGTGGCTTTGATATTCTCAAATCACTGGAAAACACTGTGACGTCGGCCATCAACAAGGCACAGAGTGGGAGTCCAAGCTGGGGGGGCTATCCGAGCATCCACGCAGCCTACCAGTTCCCCAGTGCCCTCAAGCACCAACAGGGCGGCATGGAAAAGAATTCCCCACTGAAGTTCTTGTTCAACGGAGGCGACGGAGTGCTGTCCTCCCTGGCCAAGAACCAGCCCCTCGTTTCCCCACCTCTAAGTCAGTCGTCCCCCTTCCCCTGCAACAACTTCCAGGCGATGGAGGATTTGGTGAAAAAAGTGACGGAGAAAGTCGCAAAAGTAGAGCAACGGGTGAAGCAGTTGTCTCCACAGATGGAGCGCCGCCCCTCTCCCTGCAGCAGCGAGGCTGGCGATTCGCACAAGGGGGGAGAGGCGGACTCCCCCCGGGAATGGGGGGCGGTCACGCCAGCCAATAACGACAGGGAAAGCCGTGGCGACAGAGCGTCCCCGGAAGCCGAACCCAGGACGGAGAGAGCAGTCGAATCCCCGCTCGCCTCTGCGCTGAGCTGCAGTACGGCCATTATCACTGGCCATACTCCTCCAGAGCAGCCCTTTGTCAACCCTCTAAGTGCTCTTCAGTCAGTAATGAACATTCATTTGGGGAAAGCAGCCAAGCCCTCCTTGCCAAACCAAGATCCCCTGAGCCTGCTCTCCAGGCTAAGCCAGAGCATGGCTGAGCGAGCTGCTGTGGCCGCTCCTCCCTCGCAAACCAAAAAGCCGGAAAGTGTCGTTGATGATAGCTTCTGCCAGCCCGGCGACGAGCAGCCGATGGACCTGACGAAAGGGAAAAGTGAAAGAGGGGGCTCCGTGGGCTCGGCCCCCCTGACCCCTTCATCCACGGCGTCCTCCATCTCCCCCGCCTCCCTGTATACTCCGAAGCTAACGGTGGTCTCTCCCTACACATCCAGCAGCCCCCTGCATGAAAACGCTTTGTCGGATATCTCGGACATGCTGAGGAACCTGACCCAGTCCCACCACGTCCCGAAGCCTCCCTCGCGGTCCCGGGCCACGGACAAAGCGGAGATCGTGGGCGCCGctcacgacgacgacgacgcgtCGCTGCACGGCCACAAGCGCAAAGGCCGCCACTCCAACTGGAACCCCCagcacctcttcctcctgcaggcgCACTTTGCCTCGAGCCTGAAGCAGACGTCCGAGGGGAAGTACATCATCAACGACCTCAGCCCACAGGAGAGAATGCACATGTCCCGTTTCACAGGCCTCTCCATGACCACCATCAGTCACTGGCTGGCTAACGTCAAGTACCAGCTGAGGAGAACTGGCAGAACCAAGTTCCTCAAGAACCTGGACTCGGGTCAACCTATATTCTTCTGTAGTGACTGCGCCTCACAGATCCGCACCCCGGCGGCGTATATATGCCACCTGGAAGCCCACCTCGGGTTCAGAATCAGGGACCTGGCCAAGCTGTCCCCGAAACAGACTGCCAGGGACTCCCACACTCTCTCTGAGAAACTCGTGCCCCTGGAGTCCTTCCTGTCTCCGCAATCACAAGACGACTGCAGTAGTAATGGGGGCGTGTTCCGCTGCCAGCTCTGCGTCCGTAAATTTGCCACTAAGCACGCCATCAAGCTTCACCTCAGCAAGAGCCACGGGAAATCTCCAGAGGACCATCTGCTGTATGTGAGCGAAGTAGAGAAGCACTAG